AACACCAGATTCAAACCTAAACCGGAACCGCCTTTTCCTCGTTTACTGGTAAAGAAGGGTTCAAATATCTTCTGGTGCAGGCTCTTATCTATACCGCTGCCGTTATCGCGGTAATCAAAGACGATATTCTCCCCGTCCTCTTTAAAATCAATCACAATTTCCGGAGCAACCTGAGAAGTAAAGGCATGGTTGACGCTGTTCAGAACCAGATTAGAAATGACCTGAGTTAAAACTCCCGGCAGGCTATTCATGGAAATGGCAGTATCACCTACCAACCTTGGCTCAACAGGGACTTTGCGGGTTTCAGGGTGGAGACTGGCAATAAGAGACTCAAGTACCTGATAAACCTGAAACTGACTGCGGCTTTCCGATACCTGATCCACGGCAGTTTGCTTGAAGTCTTTGATTAGCTTGGCACCACGGTTAAGGTTAGTTTCCAGCATGGCAGTACTTTCATTCATACGCTGCATCAGATTAGAAAACTGGCTGGTAGTCAGAGTCTGATCTTCAAATGCCTGATTAAGCTCGTGGGTAATCTCTTTAATTATGGAAGCCGCTGTTACTGAAATACCCAGTGGCGTATTTACCTCATGAGCGACACCTGAAACTAATCCTCCCAACGCTGCTAACTTCTCAGATTCAATCAACTGCTGCTGCGTTTTTTGCAGCCTGTGCATACTGGTTTCCAGATCCTGAGTACGCTCAGCCACTTTTCCTTCCAGAGTATTGTTCAGCTCTTCCAGCTCTATTTGAGCCTGCTGAAGAACGGTAATGTCGATAGCGGTACCACGGAAATTGGTAAATTCACCGTTCTTATAGTTAGCGTTGGCCTGAAATAGCAGGTAGTGAGTGGTACCGTCAATGACAACAGTTTCCTGACAGAAAGTAAAATCCTGCTTTAAGGCAATTTTAGCGTGTAGGTTCTTGGCGTGCCGCAGGGCAGTAAGATCACTAAAGTGCAACTGAACAGAGTTATCTATGTCCAGTGCTTTAATCATTTCATCGGAGGCATAGAGCAGTACATCATTTTTATCTGTCTCCCACAGCCAGTCCGAAGCAACATTGGCGAAATCCGTAAAACGTTCCTGTTCGTACTTAATGTTGTTGTACATAGTGGTCAGACGGGAAGTGATTTTATTGGTCTCTTCACCTAACTGATAAAGTTCATCGTGTTTCTGAGTCACCATTTTACGGTAAGGAAGTTGTAGCGGCTTACTTGGGTGACGAGGGTTATATTTTCTCAGATACTGAGCGATGGAGAGGATACGCCGGTTAATACTGACATGGATGACCAGAAGAATAACCAGACAGACGATAATGGTCTTTAACAGGTTTATCGCTAGTGTGACCAGAAACTGCTGAATTAAATAGTCGTAAATTTCCTGCTCATCGGATTCTACCCTTAGCGTGCCCAGTATTTCAGGCTCTTCATTGTAGGTTGACTGATAAACGATAAGGTATTCGTTGGTGATGGCATTATCTTTAACCGGTGTGCCGGCATAAAACAGCTCACTGGCGGAGCGCACTTCTAAATAATTAATTCTGGGAAGGTTAATCAGTCCTTCTAGTTTTTGTTGTAACAGCTTAAGGTCAAATTCCCATAAAGATGCCGCCAGTAGCGGAACATGAATAGTTTCAATTTCATGATGACGGTTTTCAACGTCATTCAACTCCCTTTTAT
This is a stretch of genomic DNA from Vibrio sp. SCSIO 43137. It encodes these proteins:
- a CDS encoding sensor histidine kinase, which codes for MDTIKNLASSISNPIRSRIGKRIILIMVLISSTVTLTATTLQLMWDYKRELNDVENRHHEIETIHVPLLAASLWEFDLKLLQQKLEGLINLPRINYLEVRSASELFYAGTPVKDNAITNEYLIVYQSTYNEEPEILGTLRVESDEQEIYDYLIQQFLVTLAINLLKTIIVCLVILLVIHVSINRRILSIAQYLRKYNPRHPSKPLQLPYRKMVTQKHDELYQLGEETNKITSRLTTMYNNIKYEQERFTDFANVASDWLWETDKNDVLLYASDEMIKALDIDNSVQLHFSDLTALRHAKNLHAKIALKQDFTFCQETVVIDGTTHYLLFQANANYKNGEFTNFRGTAIDITVLQQAQIELEELNNTLEGKVAERTQDLETSMHRLQKTQQQLIESEKLAALGGLVSGVAHEVNTPLGISVTAASIIKEITHELNQAFEDQTLTTSQFSNLMQRMNESTAMLETNLNRGAKLIKDFKQTAVDQVSESRSQFQVYQVLESLIASLHPETRKVPVEPRLVGDTAISMNSLPGVLTQVISNLVLNSVNHAFTSQVAPEIVIDFKEDGENIVFDYRDNGSGIDKSLHQKIFEPFFTSKRGKGGSGLGLNLVFNLIQHKLEGHLEFDSEPGQGVHFKFWIPSQLPISIEKELDAIENGSKLNH